From Apium graveolens cultivar Ventura chromosome 9, ASM990537v1, whole genome shotgun sequence, the proteins below share one genomic window:
- the LOC141686018 gene encoding uncharacterized protein LOC141686018 — protein MKGGTKIKRDEDDTKSGSNGCKYCGKQHKGECMKRNNTCFNYGLIGHLAIACKKPRTNRYFKCKKEGHFAKECPQKEDKSREEKEISGSAGMQPRNRAIARTFNMSVHDALEADDVITGTFPICSINAYVLIDTGATKSFISTQFVGNNNLQVEKLPDTLYIETAKEEVLTADYILKECTIRINECELFVDLIPINLVTLRQPGGEKIVFCGQKKQGFRRYLTIIQAMKHIKKGGTAFLAQVRDTTRDISRLEEIPIVREFSDVFPEELPGMPPDREIYFTIDLIPSVVPISKSPYRMAPSEMKELMVQLKEMLEKKIIRPSVSPWGAPVLFVKKKDGSMRLCIDYRELNKDYLDKFVIVFIDDILIYSKTREDHEKHLKTVLERLREKKLYAKFFKCEFWLRKVQFLGQIISESGIEVDPSKVEAVLEWGTPKSPLEIRSFLDLAGYYRRFIQDFSKVAAPLTRLTRKGMKFILTEECEASFQ, from the exons ATGAAAGGTGGAACCAAAATAAAAAGAGACGAGGATGATACAAAATCTGGAAGCAATGGGTGCAAGTACTGTGGGAAGCAACATAAAGGTGAGTGTATGAAAAGAAATAACACTTGCTTTAATTATGGCCTGATTGGACATTTAGCAATCGCGTGCAAGAAACCTCGGACCAATCGCTATTTCAAATGTAAGAAAGAAGGGCATTTTGCAAAAGAATGTCCTCAAAAGGAAGATAAATCTCGCGAAGAAAAAGAAATAAGCGGGTCAGCTGGAATGCAACCAAGGAATAGGGCTATTGCGCGCACTTTCAACATGTCTGTTCATGATGCACTCGAAGCAGATGACGTTATAACAGGTACCTTTCCTATTTGCTCGATAAATGCTTATGTTCTGATCGATACAGGTGCAACTAAATCATTCATTTCCACACAATTTGTTGGTAAtaataatttgcaagttgaaaagctACCTGATACTCTTTATATTGAAACCGCAAAGGAGGAAGTTCTTACCGCTGATTATATTCTAAAAGAATGTACTATTCGTATAAATGAGTGCGAACTTTTTGTAGATTTGATCCCTATTaatctag TGACACTAAGGCAACCAGGAGGTGAGAAAATTGTATTTTGTGGCCAAAAGAAACAAGGTTTTCGACGATATCTAACGATTATCCAAGCAATGAAGCACATCAAGAAAGGTGGAACCGCATTCTTGGCTCAAGTTAGGGACACAACTCGAGATATTTCAAGACTAGAAGAAATTCCCATTGTGCGAGAGTTTTCTGATGTTTTTCCAGAGGAACTCCCTGGAATGCCACCTGATCGGGAGATTTACTTCACAATTGATCTCATACCAAGTGTTGTTCCTATTTCAAAGTCgccgtataggatggcaccaagtgaaatgaaagaattgatGGTGCAGTTGAAAGAAATGCTGGAGAAAAAGATTATACGTCCAAGTGTATCACCGTGGGGAGCTCCTGTCTTGTTCGTAAAAAAGAAAGATGGATCGATGCGACTTTGCATAGATTATCGTGAACTGAACAAA GattatttggataaatttgtaaTAGTATTTATTGACGACATCTTAATCTACTCAAAGACTCGGGAAGATCATGAAAAACATTTGAAAACGGTTTTAGAAAGGTTGCGCGAAAAGaagctttatgcaaaatttttcaagtgtgaattttggctcAGAAAGGTGCAATTTTTAGGTCAAATTATAAGTGAATCAGGGATTGAAGTTGATCCATCAAAAGTAGAGGCTGTTCTGGAATGGGGAACTCCAAAATCACCATTAGAAATTCGAAGCTTTCTCGATTTAGCGGGGTACTATCGGAGATTCATTCAAGACTTTTCAAAGGTAGCTGCACCATTGACCAGATTAACAAGAAAAGGCATGAAGTTTATATTGACCGAAGAATGTGAAGCTAGTTTCCAATAA
- the LOC141686019 gene encoding uncharacterized protein LOC141686019: MLKGEANFWWESVEQREDAVVIQWSRFKELFLEKYFPKCLENKMEIKFLELKQGDISVADYEAKFTELSRYALHHIQDEKRKAKRFEQSLKPWIYQKVAVFELENYAAVVQKALIVEGSSEHHHNYQDSRKRNFDDKESE; encoded by the coding sequence ATGCTTAAAGGAGAAGCAAATTTCTGGTGGGAATCAGTTGAACAAAGAGAAGATGCAGTAGTTATTCAGTGGTCTAGATTCAAGGAGCTGTTTCTTGAAAAATACTTTCCAAAATGCTTAGAAAacaagatggagattaagtttcttGAACTCAAGCAAGGTGACATAAGTGTCGCAGATTACGAGGCAAAATTTACTGAATTATCGAGGTATGCTCTTCACCATATCCAGGATGAGAAAAGAAAAGCAAAAAGATTTGAGCAAAGTCTCAAGCCATGGATTTATCAAAAAGTTGCGGTTTTTGAGCTTGAGAATTACGCAGCGGTGGTACAGAAAGCTTTGATTGTGGAAGGGAGCTCAGAACACCATCATAATTACCAAGATAGCAGGAAAAGGAACTTTGACGACAAAGAAAGTGAGTAG
- the LOC141687155 gene encoding mitochondrial Rho GTPase 1-like isoform X8: MKPLSSLKRSSIHITLMVGQKLHQELKQADVMVLTHACDVPATLARIHTYWLPILRELENPEIEICIESSAKENIRIRKVLEASRIATNYPSSPLFDQNRILKPQCMSALTRIFRLLDTDNDGCLSEEDVDSFEYTCFHTLRLPPEMNNLKKEVAEILIDGVYDGGLTLTGFYHYFRRLREEGRLDLAWEVLKSFGWKDDSKFEIKFNVNFDQFNGDDFQQIEEQTRGMIVELTNEAVEFLKEIFYTYDIDGDGTLKGSEVEDFLPTAHGSDWSKGLYEVVAELGGLSIDKFLSEWVLLTFRNPATSVMNLMLIGYHGTPFSAIRVTERGSINGDRNY; encoded by the exons TGGACAAAAACTTCATCAAGAACTGAAGCAAGCTGATGTCATGGTGCTAACTCATGCTTGTGATGTTCCTGCCACTCTTGCTCGCATTCATACTTACTGGCTTCCTATATTACGAGAATTAGAG AATCCCGAGATTGAGATTTGCATAGAAAGTTCCGCAAAGGAGAATATAAGG ATTCGTAAGGTTTTGGAAGCTTCTAGGATTGCAACGAATTATCCTTCATCACCGTTATTTGACCAGAATCGAATACTAAAACCCCAATGCATGAGTGCACTGACCAGAATCTTTCGTTTATTAGACACGGACAATGATGGTTGCCTCAGTGAGGAAGATGTTGACTCTTTTGAG TATACATGTTTTCATACTCTTCGGCTTCCTCCTGAAATGAACAATCTCAAGAAAGAAGTGGCAGAAATTTTGATAGACGGCGTTTATGATGGGGGTCTTACTTTGACTGGATTTTACCATTACTTTAGACGGTTAAGAGAGGAAGGCCGATTAGATCTAGCATGGGAAGTCCTAAAGTCATTTGGCTGGAAAGATGACAGCAAGTTTGAAATTAAATTTAACGTCAATTTTGACCAATTTAATGGGGATGACTTTCAACAAATAGAAGAACAGACTCGCGGTATG ATTGTGGAGCTTACAAATGAAGCCGTTGAGTTCCTTAAAGAAATCTTCTATACATATGACATTGATGGT GATGGAACTCTTAAAGGGAGTGAGGTTGAGGATTTTCTTCCCACTGCCCATGGGAG TGATTGGAGCAAAGGTTTATACGAAGTTGTTGCAGAGTTGGGAGGGCTTTCAATTGATAAGTTTTTATCAGAG TGGGTTCTTTTGACTTTCCGAAATCCTGCTACTAGTGTTATGAACCTAATGCTTATTGGCTATCATGGCACTCCTTTTTCTGCCATCCGTGTAACTGAAAGAGGGAGCATAAACGGCGATAGGAATTACTAG
- the LOC141687155 gene encoding mitochondrial Rho GTPase 1-like isoform X7, translated as MMVASVRKMLTLLRLWSLQMKPLSSLKRSSIHITLMVGQKLHQELKQADVMVLTHACDVPATLARIHTYWLPILRELENPEIEICIESSAKENIRIRKVLEASRIATNYPSSPLFDQNRILKPQCMSALTRIFRLLDTDNDGCLSEEDVDSFEYTCFHTLRLPPEMNNLKKEVAEILIDGVYDGGLTLTGFYHYFRRLREEGRLDLAWEVLKSFGWKDDSKFEIKFNVNFDQFNGDDFQQIEEQTRGMIVELTNEAVEFLKEIFYTYDIDGDGTLKGSEVEDFLPTAHGSDWSKGLYEVVAELGGLSIDKFLSEWVLLTFRNPATSVMNLMLIGYHGTPFSAIRVTERGSINGDRNY; from the exons TGGACAAAAACTTCATCAAGAACTGAAGCAAGCTGATGTCATGGTGCTAACTCATGCTTGTGATGTTCCTGCCACTCTTGCTCGCATTCATACTTACTGGCTTCCTATATTACGAGAATTAGAG AATCCCGAGATTGAGATTTGCATAGAAAGTTCCGCAAAGGAGAATATAAGG ATTCGTAAGGTTTTGGAAGCTTCTAGGATTGCAACGAATTATCCTTCATCACCGTTATTTGACCAGAATCGAATACTAAAACCCCAATGCATGAGTGCACTGACCAGAATCTTTCGTTTATTAGACACGGACAATGATGGTTGCCTCAGTGAGGAAGATGTTGACTCTTTTGAG TATACATGTTTTCATACTCTTCGGCTTCCTCCTGAAATGAACAATCTCAAGAAAGAAGTGGCAGAAATTTTGATAGACGGCGTTTATGATGGGGGTCTTACTTTGACTGGATTTTACCATTACTTTAGACGGTTAAGAGAGGAAGGCCGATTAGATCTAGCATGGGAAGTCCTAAAGTCATTTGGCTGGAAAGATGACAGCAAGTTTGAAATTAAATTTAACGTCAATTTTGACCAATTTAATGGGGATGACTTTCAACAAATAGAAGAACAGACTCGCGGTATG ATTGTGGAGCTTACAAATGAAGCCGTTGAGTTCCTTAAAGAAATCTTCTATACATATGACATTGATGGT GATGGAACTCTTAAAGGGAGTGAGGTTGAGGATTTTCTTCCCACTGCCCATGGGAG TGATTGGAGCAAAGGTTTATACGAAGTTGTTGCAGAGTTGGGAGGGCTTTCAATTGATAAGTTTTTATCAGAG TGGGTTCTTTTGACTTTCCGAAATCCTGCTACTAGTGTTATGAACCTAATGCTTATTGGCTATCATGGCACTCCTTTTTCTGCCATCCGTGTAACTGAAAGAGGGAGCATAAACGGCGATAGGAATTACTAG